The region TAGTAATTTTATATAATTTTTTAAAAGAAATAATGCTTTAAATAATTATGCAATGTTCTCAGGATGTGTAAAACGAATAAAATCACATATTTTCTATTCAAATACCGACCTTTCAAATGGCGCACAATAATGGTATATGAATTAATATCATTTGCAATAATGTATACAACTGTTCCTATGCTTGCATATGGAATAAAAACCTATGATTGGGAAATTTTTAAAATCATCATCTTAACAATTCTGACCCTTTTCTCAGGCTACTTTGCGACCCTGATATGGAATGATATAACAGATAAAGAAATTGACAAAATAGCACACCCTGACCGCTCCATACCGGCTGGCAGAATAACTCCAAAAAAAATTTTTTGCAATCGCGTTGATATTTTCAGCTATGGTATTTACATTTGCGATTCTTATCAGTGTCTGGTGTTTATTTGTCGTAGGTATGGCGGCTTTATTCGTAACATTCCATAATAAGTATCTCAAAAAAGTTATTAAAATACCAGCTTACTCGGAAATATTTACCCCTGTTCAATGGCTTACGGTAGTAGTATTTGGTTATGTGGCTATATGGACAGCTTTACCACAGGCAAATGAGATCAGTTATAGCATACCGATAGTGGGGCCTATCTCATATGATATTAATTCTTTTTTAAACATGCTAATTCTTGTTTTGTTTACCTATTTTGCAGATGATGCCCATGATCTACCTGAAGGTATACACGATATAGATGGAGATCGAAAACTCGGGGTTAAAACATATGCAACATCTTTTGGAGTAAAAGCATCTGCTAAAATATCATTTACGATGTTTTTCATCTCAGGCATACTAGGCATTAGTCTATTTCTCAGAAATATGGTAACACCGATATTCCTAATACCATTCATTGCAGTATGGTTATACACGCTTAACTGGTCATACAGATACATACAAAAAGATGAAGAAGATATGAAAAAACTTGGAGTAAAAGTCGGCCAAAAAGGATTTGACTATCTACTGATCACATATAACCTGATTTTCCTGGATGTCCTTATACAAGTTTTATACCATCATTATGGTTAACCTAAAATTTTGACCATAAGCGCCATTTCAGCCCACATACGATTCTCTGCTTCATCTATAATTACAGACTGCGGGCCATGGGCTACTTCTTTAGTTACTTCTTCTCCATAGAAAATTGGCATACAATGTATAAAAATTGCATCAGGTTTAGCTTTACTCATCAATTCTTTAGTAACAGTATACCCTCTAAGATCCTTTAATATCTGTTCCTTTTGATCTTTATACCAGATTGATACCCATGTATCTGTTGCTACTACGTCAGCATTTTTTATTTCTTCTAGGTCCTCAGTTATTAATAATTTAACTTTCTTTTGCTTAGCGATTTCTGTTGCTTTGTCAAGGAAATATTTGGAAGGCCAATGACTCTTCGGGCTGATAACAGTTACATCCATTCCAACTAGTGTACATGCTAACATATATGTGTGTGTTAGGTTGTCATCACCATCACCAACAAAGACAAATTTTAACCCTTCCAGTTTATGTTTCTTTTCTTTTATGGTTGTTAAATCAGCTAGTATCTGAGTTGGGTGTTCATCTATATCCAAACCATTAATAACTGGAATGGTGGCATATTTTGCAAAATCATGTAAATCTTTTTTATCGAGTGCTCTATACATAACAATATCTGCGTACCTTGACATGACTAAGGCGATATCCTCAACGGTTTCCCTTGTGCCGATTCCAATATCCTCTTTGGTTAGAGAAATTGCAATTCCTCCAAGCATTTGTATTCCAAATTCAAAGCTAACTCTAGTTCTAATTGATGTCCTTTCAAAAATCATTGCTAGTTTCTTTCCTTTTAGGTATCTGATGTCTTTTCCTTTTTTATAATCATTTTTTAATTTTATTGCTAAATCGATTATATCATGGATTTCATCTTTAACATCAAGGATTGATAAGACATTCTTATTCATAGGCTCCCCAGAAGAAATCTAGGTTATAAAAACTTTTACCCTGTAGATTATTATATTTTTTGTCAAGGATTAAATATAGTTTAAATGATGTTTGTTATATTCCATCAATGGTGTTTCATGTTTAAAAAACTCCTCGACCAACTATACAATATATACGAAATAATATTTACAAATATATCTTTTTTTTCGTTTTTATACCTAAAATTCCACGAGCCGTCCGTTAAAAAAGAAATTTTAATGGCTGATATCAAAAAATCTGACAAAGTTCTACACATAGGGTGCGGAGCCATACCCTATACTTCTATAATAATAAACAAAGAAACCAGCTCATCGATAGTGGGAATAGATAACAAAGATAAAATTGTAAAAAGAGCAACCGAGTATATAAAAAAAAATAATTTTTCAGATAGAATCAAAATTAAAAGCGGAGAAGGAAATAAATATAATGCTTCAGAATTTGATATTGTAATAATCTCCTACGGTGTTTCAGATCACGATGCGGTTCTGAAACATATCTTAGATTCGGTTAAAGAAGGAACAAAAATTATTCTAAGGAAATCAGTAACTGAAAAGAACAACTACATTAATTCAATTGTAAAAGATTTTTCGATTTGCAGCAAAAGACTTCTTTTAACACAGAATTCTGTTTTAATAGTGAAAAAAGATTAGTGCTTATAAGATTTTAACTTCATTAAACACCGCTTGACTTACAGACTCAAAACCAACAAAACATTCGATACATCATGAGTTCCTAGCTAAATTCAAAAATTTTTCATCAAATTTACAGA is a window of Candidatus Thermoplasmatota archaeon DNA encoding:
- a CDS encoding UbiA family prenyltransferase; this encodes MVFTFAILISVWCLFVVGMAALFVTFHNKYLKKVIKIPAYSEIFTPVQWLTVVVFGYVAIWTALPQANEISYSIPIVGPISYDINSFLNMLILVLFTYFADDAHDLPEGIHDIDGDRKLGVKTYATSFGVKASAKISFTMFFISGILGISLFLRNMVTPIFLIPFIAVWLYTLNWSYRYIQKDEEDMKKLGVKVGQKGFDYLLITYNLIFLDVLIQVLYHHYG
- the argF gene encoding ornithine carbamoyltransferase; amino-acid sequence: MNKNVLSILDVKDEIHDIIDLAIKLKNDYKKGKDIRYLKGKKLAMIFERTSIRTRVSFEFGIQMLGGIAISLTKEDIGIGTRETVEDIALVMSRYADIVMYRALDKKDLHDFAKYATIPVINGLDIDEHPTQILADLTTIKEKKHKLEGLKFVFVGDGDDNLTHTYMLACTLVGMDVTVISPKSHWPSKYFLDKATEIAKQKKVKLLITEDLEEIKNADVVATDTWVSIWYKDQKEQILKDLRGYTVTKELMSKAKPDAIFIHCMPIFYGEEVTKEVAHGPQSVIIDEAENRMWAEMALMVKILG
- a CDS encoding nicotianamine synthase family protein → MADIKKSDKVLHIGCGAIPYTSIIINKETSSSIVGIDNKDKIVKRATEYIKKNNFSDRIKIKSGEGNKYNASEFDIVIISYGVSDHDAVLKHILDSVKEGTKIILRKSVTEKNNYINSIVKDFSICSKRLLLTQNSVLIVKKD